The following coding sequences are from one Epinephelus fuscoguttatus linkage group LG5, E.fuscoguttatus.final_Chr_v1 window:
- the LOC125889283 gene encoding ribonucleoside-diphosphate reductase large subunit, which produces MHVIKRDGRQERVMFDKITSRIQKLCYGLNSDFVDPAQITMKVIQGLYSGVTTVELDTLAAEIAATLTTKHPDYAILAARIAVSNLHKETKKVFSDVMEDLYNYVNPLNKRHSPMISKETLDIVLENKDRLNSAIIYDRDFSYNFFGFKTLERSYLLKINGKVAERPQHMLMRVSVGIHKTDIDAAIETYNLLSEKWFTHASPTLFNAGTNRPQLSSCFLLAMKDDSIEGIYDTLKQCALISKSAGGIGVAVSCIRSTGSYIAGTNGNSNGLVPMLRVYNNTARYVDQGGNKRPGAFAMYLEPWHFDVFDFLELKKNTGKEEQRARDLFYALWIPDLFMKRVESNQDWSLMCPNECPGLDECWGEEFEKLYTSYEKEGRVKRVVKAQQVWHAIIESQTETGTPYMLYKDACNRKSNQQNLGTIKCSNLCTEIVEYTSDDEVAVCNLASIALNMYVTPERTFDFKKLAQVTKVIVKNLNKIIDINYYPVPEAEYSNKRHRPIGIGVQGLADAFILMRHPFESPEAQLLNIHIFETIYYAALEASCELAAELGPYDTYKGSPVSKGILQYDMWKKTPTDLLDWKLLKEKIAKHGVRNSLLLAPMPTASTAQILGNNESIEAYTSNIYTRRVLSGEFQIVNPHLLKDLTERGLWSEEMKNQLIAHNGSIQNINEIPDDLKQLYKTVWEISQKTVLKMAADRGAYIDQSQSLNIHIAEPNYGKLTSMHFYGWKQGLKTGMYYLRTKPAANPIQFTLNKEKLKETQEQVKPTEEEIKERNVAAMVCSLQNKDDCLMCGS; this is translated from the exons ATGGACGCCAAGAGCGCGTCATGTTCGATAAAATCACCTCTCGCATCCAGAAGTTGTGCTACGGACTGAACTCCGACTTTGTAGACCCGGCCCAAATTACCATGAAGGTGATCCAGGGTTTGTACAGCGGCGTCACCACTGTGGAGCTCGACACGCTGGCCGCAGAGATCGCCGCCACTCTAACAACAAAACACCCCGACTACGCCATCCTCGCTGCACGGATCGCTGTCTCAAACCTGCACAAAGAGACCAAGAAGGTGTTCAGTGATGTGATGGAGGATCTGTACAACTATGTCAACCCCTTGAATAAACGCCACTCTCCCATGATCTCCAAGGAGACGCTCGACATCGTTCTTGAGAACAAAGACCGCCTCAACTCCGCCATCATTTACGACAGAGATTTCTCCTACAACTTCTTCGGCTTCAAGACTCTGGAGCGGTCCTACCTGCTGAAGATCAACGGCAAAGTGGCAGAGCGACCGCAGCACATGCTCATGAGGGTGTCTGTCGGGATCCACAAAACCGATATTGACGCAGCCATCGAGACCTACAACCTGCTGTCAGAGAAGTGGTTCACTCACGCCTCCCCCACGCTATTCAACGCAGGAACCAACAGGCCCCAGCTGTCCAGCTGCTTCCTGCTCGCCATGAAAGACGACAGCATCGAAGGCATTTATGACACGCTAAAGCAGTGTGCCCTCATCTCCAAATCAGCTGGAGGAATCGGCGTGGCAGTGAGCTGCATCAGATCAACAGGAAGCTACATCGCTGGCACCAACGGCAACTCCAACGGGCTCGTCCCCATGCTGAGAGTTTACAACAACACAGCACGTTATGTTGACCAGGGCGGCAACAAGAGGCCCGGAGCCTTCGCCATGTACCTGGAGCCCTGGCACTTTGATGTGTTTGACTTCCTGGAGCTGAAGAAGAACACGGGAAAGGAGGAGCAGAGAGCCAGAGACCTTTTCTATGCCCTGTGGATTCCCGACCTGTTCATGAAGAGAGTGGAGAGCAACCAAGACTGGTCTCTGATGTGTCCCAACGAGTGCCCCGGGCTGGATGAGTGCTGGGGGGAGGAGTTTGAAAAGCTCTACACGTCCTATGAGAAGGAGGGGAGGGTCAAGCGCGTGGTGAAGGCTCAGCAGGTGTGGCATGCCATTATTGAGTCCCAGACAGAAACTGGTACACCATACATGCTGTACAAAGACGCCTGCAACAGGAAGAGCAACCAACAGAATCTGGGCACCATCAAGTGCAGCAACCTGTGCACAGAGATTGTTGAGTACACTAGCGATGATGAGGTAGCCGTCTGTAACCTGGCCTCCATCGCACTAAACATGTATGTCACTCCTGAGCGCACTTTTGACTTTAAAAAACTGGCACAAGTGACCAAAGTCATTGTCAAAAACTTGAACAAGATCATCGACATTAACTACTACCCAGTGCCTGAGGCGGAGTACTCCAACAAGCGCCACAGGCCGATAGGAATCGGCGTCCAGGGTCTGGCAGACGCCTTCATCCTCATGCGTCACCCATTTGAAAGCCCCGAGGCTCAGCTCCTGAACATTCACATCTTTGAGACCATCTACTACGCCGCCCTAGAGGCGAGCTGCGAGCTGGCCGCTGAGCTCGGCCCCTACGACACGTACAAAGGCTCTCCTGTCAGCAAGGGCATCCTGCAGTACGACATGTGGAAGAAGACGCCCACTGACCTGTTGGACTggaagctgctgaaggagaagatCGCCAAGCACGGCGTGAGGAACAGCCTGCTGCTCGCCCCGATGCCCACGGCCTCCACCGCCCAGATCCTGGGCAACAACGAGTCCATCGAAGCCTACACCAGCAACATTTACACCCGCAGGGTCCTCTCTGGAGAGTTTCAGATCGTGAATCCTCATCTGCTCAAAGACCTGACGGAGAGAGGACTGTGGAGCGAGGAGATGAAGAACCAGCTGATCGCTCACAACGGATCCATTCAG AACATCAATGAGATTCCAGATGATCTGAAGCAGCTGTACAAAACAGTTTGGGAAATCTCCCAGAAGACCGTACTCAAGATGGCCGCCGACCGTGGCGCCTACATCGACCAGAGCCAGTCCCTGAACATCCACATCGCAGAGCCAAACTACGGCAAACTGACCAGCATGCACTTCTACGGCTGGAAACAG GGTCTGAAGACGGGGATGTACTACCTGAGGACGAAGCCTGCCGCCAACCCCATCCAGTTCACACTGAACAAGGAGAAACTGAAGGAGACGCAGGAGCAGGTCAAACCCACAGAGGAGGAGATCAAAGAGCGTAACGTTGCTGCCATGGTGTGCTCTCTGCAGAACAAAGACGATTGCTTAATGTGTGGATCTTAG